In one window of Oryza sativa Japonica Group chromosome 9, ASM3414082v1 DNA:
- the LOC4347254 gene encoding 2-hydroxyisoflavanone dehydratase, with amino-acid sequence MDSSSAEILIDLGGFRLYKDGHADRAGGMESVPAGYDDETGVTSKDVVIDAVTGVSARLYLPPCIQPATDDDGKKLPILLFFHAGYFVVGSASWPPVHRYTNSVVASARVVAVAVNYRLAPEHLLPTAYDDSWAALSWAVSGADPWLSAHGDTGRVFLSGASAGGNIAHNMTIAVGVRGLDAVVPAPRIEGTILLHPSFCGETRMEVEPEEFWGGVKKRWAVIFPGANGGLDDPRMNPMAAGAPSLTKLACERMLVCSAGFDPRRTRDRAYYDAVKASGWGREVDWFESEGEGHHFFVDKPGSHEASKLMERVAAFIAGH; translated from the coding sequence ATGGATTCCAGCAGCGCCGAGATCCTCATCGACCTCGGTGGCTTCCGGCTATACAAAGATGGCCACGCCGACCGTGCCGGCGGCATGGAGAGTGTGCCTGCCGGCTACGACGACGAGACCGGCGTCACGTCCAAGGACGTCGTCATCGACGCTGTCACCGGCGTGTCCGCGCGCCTCTACCTACCACCGTGCATCCAGCCAGCTACCGACGACGACGGTAAGAAGCTCCcgatcctcctcttcttccatgCTGGCTACTTCGTCGTCGGGTCAGCGAGCTGGCCTCCTGTCCACCGCTACACCAACTCTGTCGTCGCAAGcgcccgcgtcgtcgccgtcgccgtcaactACCGCCTCGCGCCCGAGCACCTGCTCCCGACAGCCTACGACGACTCATGGGCGGCGCTCAGCTGGGCGGTGTCCGGCGCCGACCCTTGGTTGTCCGCGCACGGTGACACCGGCCGAGTCTTCTTGTccggcgccagcgccggcggGAACATAGCCCACAACATGACCATCGCCGTGGGCGTGCGCGGCCTGGACGCCGTCGTACCGGCGCCACGCATAGAGGGCACGATCTTGCTCCACCCTTCCTTCTGCGGCGAGACGAGGATGGAGGTTGAGCCGGAGGAGTTCTGGGGCGGCGTCAAGAAGAGATGGGCGGTCATCTTCCCCGGCGCGAACGGCGGGCTGGACGATCCGCGGATGAACCCgatggccgccggcgcgccgaGCCTGACAAAGCTGGCGTGCGAGAGGATGCTGGTCTGCTCGGCGGGGTTCGATCCGAGGAGGACAAGGGATCGGGCGTACTACGACGCAGTCAAGGCCAGCGGGTGGGGACGCGAGGTGGACTGGTTCGAGTCGGAGGGTGAGGGCCACCACTTCTTCGTCGACAAGCCCGGCAGCCACGAGGCCAGCAAGCTCATGGAACGAGTGGCTGCTTTCATTGCTGGCCATTAA
- the LOC4347253 gene encoding uncharacterized protein, which yields MGRTEGRLASVVHLPGRSRVSASPSPRRRRSPSRSPSPRRNRRRDRSPSPYRSRRDRSPSPYRDRRRQWSPYHRDRGRDVEREWARDRDHPAPRRGGGGAGAGAWSASDDDDDEQLKGLTYFEYRRVKREKLRKSMKRCIWNITPSPPRREGEDEDYGYSDEEEEEEEKKESPKKVASSDKSEEEDSKGSSESDSGESDSLSDSSKSDDTRRKKKGRKGSHRSSKRSRHRRRHHSSDTEGDDNSKAEEDSEGSYDSEDSMDRRKKKRSRRHKKSKRRGRSSRRKKRKSNDTASEGSSEEEAVAAASGSSPSPLRDSKKKSRSSRRKRSKQSDSEDQAPSDADLGVKEIDETNEPEIDPEAIKFKEMLEAQKKAALENEMPVGPMPLPRAEGHISYGGALRPGEGDAIAQYVQQGKRIPRRGEVGLSAEEIQKFEDLGYVMSGSRHQRMNAIRIRKENQVYSAEDKRALAMFNYEEKSKREHKVMADLQRLVQRTIGNDVGPSHDPFATADG from the coding sequence ATGGGTCGCACGGAGGGCCGCCTCGCGTCCGTGGTGCACCTCCCCGGCCGCTCCAGGGTCtccgcctcgccctcccctcgccgccgccgctccccgtccCGGTCGCCCTCCCCgcgccgcaaccgccgccgcgaccgGTCGCCTAGCCCCTACCGCAGCCGCAGGGACCGGTCCCCTAGCCCCtaccgcgaccgccgccgccagtgGTCCCCCTACCACCGCGACCGTGGCCGCGACGTGGAGAGGGAGTGGGCTCGGGACCGAGACCACCCTGCGccccgtcgcggcggcggcggcgcgggggccggCGCCTGGTCCGCctccgacgatgacgacgacgagcagcTCAAGGGTCTCACCTACTTCGAGTACCGCCGCGTCAAGAGAGAGAAGCTCCGCAAGAGCATGAAGCGGTGCATCTGGAACATCACGCCCAGCCCTCCTCGCCGCGAAGGTGAGGATGAGGATTATGGCTacagcgacgaggaggaggaggaggaggagaaaaaggaaTCGCCAAAGAAGGTGGCCTCCTCGGATAAGAGCGAAGAGGAGGATAGCAAGGGTTCGTCGGAATCCGACTCCGGTGAGTCTGATAGCTTGTCCGATTCCAGCAAATCAGATGATAcccggaggaagaagaaagggcgTAAGGGTAGTCACCGTAGCAGCAAGcgtagccgccaccgccgccgccaccattcATCTGATACAGAGGGTGACGACAACAGCAAGGCTGAGGAGGATTCGGAGGGCTCTTATGATTCCGAGGACTCTATGgataggaggaagaagaagagatcgCGGAGGCACAAGAAGTCtaagaggaggggaaggagctccaggaggaagaagaggaagagcaaTGATACAGCTTCTGAGGGAAGCtctgaggaggaggcggtggcagcggcttcAGGATCAAGCCCTAGCCCCTTGAGGGACAGTAAGAAGAAGAGCCGGAGCTCACGGAGGAAGAGGAGCAAGCAGTCTGATTCGGAAGATCAGGCCCCATCCGATGCCGACCTTGGTGTTAAGGAAATCGATGAGACAAATGAGCCAGAGATTGACCCAGAAGCAATCAAATTCAAGGAAATGCTCGAGGCCCAAAAGAAGGCTGCTTTGGAGAATGAGATGCCGGTTGGGCCAATGCCTCTTCCTCGTGCAGAAGGTCATATTAGCTATGGTGGTGCACTGAGACCTGGAGAAGGTGATGCTATTGCACAGTACGTACAGCAAGGGAAACGTATCCCACGACGTGGTGAGGTTGGTCTATCTGCAGAGGAGATTCAGAAGTTCGAGGATTTGGGCTATGTGATGAGTGGGAGTAGGCACCAGAGGATGAATGCTATCCGTATAAGGAAGGAAAACCAGGTTTACAGTGCAGAGGATAAGAGGGCGCTTGCTATGTTTAATTATGAGGAGAAGTCGAAGCGAGAGCACAAGGTCATGGCTGATTTGCAGCGCTTAGTGCAAAGAACCATTGGAAATGATGTAGGACCTTCCCATGATCCATTTGCTACAGCGGATGGCTGA